The following coding sequences lie in one Zingiber officinale cultivar Zhangliang chromosome 2B, Zo_v1.1, whole genome shotgun sequence genomic window:
- the LOC122048464 gene encoding uncharacterized protein LOC122048464: MAQYLRKMGKIPNFGPLFLSSSHAAFTPREAYAWRENATPPSTSSSFTNGRRPPPFNHRRRPVAISFPLRFTPQPRSFFFSASHAPNTTSPQADNPFLFGLEEEGSILPSSSAISSTSSQIAARARDFTSGAHTLRSGKHTATSPLRVKKRRVYHLFRTAPSPTGSSFLPTPICSHIESDFGATERQGVRLYYGARNLQRMTYQESFKDWESIGVKIIPILSQPDERWSGERGYVQELC; this comes from the exons GAAAAATCCCTAATTTTGGACCCctattcctttcttcttctcaCGCTGCCTTCACGCCGAGGGAGGCCTACGCGTGGAGAGAAAACGCGACACCGccttctacttcttcctccttcaccaACGGCCGGCGACCACCTCCGTTCAACCACCGCCGCCGGCCGGTCGCCATCTCCTTCCCTCTCCGATTCACACCGCAGccaagaagcttcttcttctcggCTTCTCATGCTCCAAACACTACTTCGCCGCAAGCCGACAACCCCTTCCTCTTCGGGTTAGAGGAGGAAGGTTCGATTCTTCCATCATCATCAGCGATTTCTTCCACATCTTCACAGATCGCAGCTAGGGCACGCGACTTCACTTCCGGCGCCCATACTCTTCGTTCCGGCAAGCATACAGCCACCTCTCCTCTTCGGGTTAAGAAGAGGAGAGTATACCACCTATTCCGGACAGCACCTTCGCCGACGGGCAGCAGCTTCCTTCCAAC TCCCATTTGTTCACACATCGAGTCAGATTTTGGTGCCACTGAAAGACAAGGTGTGAGACTTTACTATGGAGCTAGAAACCTTCAGAGAATGACATATCAG GAAAGTTTCAAGGACTGGGAATCAATTGGAGTCAAAATAATACCTATTCTGTCCCAACCTGATGAAAGATGGAGTGGCGAAAGAGGATATGTACAG